From one Streptococcus oralis genomic stretch:
- the pabB gene encoding aminodeoxychorismate synthase component I has protein sequence MHRKTVIDFRALGERYTFTQPIKELKTRDLSEVADLLAQVESYQEQGYYVVGYVSYEAAPAFEKKLAVHKLPLLGEYLLYFTVHDRVETSPIPLTYEEVDLPSKWREQTSAEDYEKAISQIHHHLRQGDTYQVNYTVQLKQDLSVNPFAIYNRMVVEQEAGYNAYVEHDEMAVISMSPELFFEQNDRELTTRPMKGTTQRGVTDQEDLAQASWLEQDPKNRSENMMIVDLLRNDMNRISEVGSEHVERLCQVEQYSTVWQMTSTIKSQLRPDVDLVEIFRSLFPCGSITGAPKIATMEIIKDLEPQPRGVYCGTIGLLLPNGRRIFNVAIRTIQLHQGKAIYGVGGGITWDSTWESEYREVHQKAAILYRKQARFQLITTGKISKKQLLFEEQHLERLTKASRYFANPFDPEDLRQKIEEECQACDANQDYRLRISLSKSGEIELSRQILTPLSPSFCKTKLCLQEADLNQSFTYFKTTHRPHLSLGKQEIIYHNAAGELLETSIGNLVLKINGKLYTPPIRLGILPGIYRQHLLETGQVEEKVLTVPDLDQAEAVYGCNAVRGLYELEVNSK, from the coding sequence ATGCATAGAAAAACAGTGATTGATTTTAGAGCTTTGGGGGAGAGATACACCTTCACTCAGCCTATCAAAGAGTTAAAAACGAGAGATTTATCAGAAGTGGCAGACTTGCTGGCACAAGTGGAAAGCTACCAAGAGCAAGGTTATTATGTCGTGGGCTATGTCAGCTATGAGGCTGCACCTGCTTTTGAGAAAAAACTAGCAGTTCACAAACTTCCTCTACTGGGCGAATATTTGCTTTACTTTACCGTTCACGATAGGGTGGAAACATCCCCTATTCCTCTGACTTATGAGGAAGTAGATTTGCCTTCAAAGTGGCGTGAACAAACATCTGCAGAGGACTATGAAAAAGCTATTTCCCAGATTCACCATCATTTGCGTCAGGGGGACACCTACCAGGTAAATTACACTGTCCAACTCAAGCAAGACTTGAGTGTCAATCCTTTTGCCATTTACAATCGTATGGTGGTAGAGCAGGAGGCGGGCTACAATGCCTATGTTGAACATGATGAGATGGCAGTGATTTCCATGAGCCCAGAGCTCTTTTTTGAGCAAAATGACCGTGAGTTGACAACGCGACCAATGAAGGGAACGACTCAGCGTGGAGTGACTGACCAAGAAGACCTTGCCCAGGCTAGCTGGTTGGAGCAGGATCCTAAAAATCGCTCTGAAAATATGATGATTGTAGACCTCTTGCGAAACGATATGAACCGTATTTCTGAAGTTGGAAGTGAGCATGTGGAGCGTCTGTGTCAGGTGGAGCAGTATTCGACCGTTTGGCAAATGACTTCGACCATTAAGAGTCAGTTACGACCGGATGTGGACCTAGTTGAAATCTTCCGTTCGCTCTTTCCATGTGGTTCCATAACGGGAGCACCGAAAATTGCAACCATGGAAATCATCAAGGACTTGGAGCCTCAACCACGCGGAGTCTACTGCGGAACGATTGGTCTCTTGCTTCCAAATGGGCGACGAATTTTCAATGTCGCCATTCGGACTATTCAACTGCATCAAGGGAAAGCCATTTATGGAGTTGGCGGAGGGATTACTTGGGATAGTACTTGGGAATCTGAATACCGAGAGGTTCATCAAAAGGCGGCTATTCTCTATCGTAAACAAGCACGATTCCAATTGATTACAACTGGGAAAATCAGCAAAAAACAACTGCTGTTTGAAGAACAACATCTGGAAAGACTGACAAAGGCTAGTCGATATTTTGCCAATCCTTTTGACCCAGAAGACCTGAGACAAAAGATAGAGGAAGAGTGTCAAGCTTGTGATGCAAATCAAGACTACCGCTTGCGAATTAGTCTCAGCAAATCTGGAGAGATAGAACTCAGTCGCCAAATCTTAACACCCCTCAGTCCAAGTTTCTGCAAAACCAAACTTTGTCTGCAAGAAGCAGATTTGAATCAATCATTTACCTACTTTAAAACAACTCACAGACCACACTTAAGCCTAGGTAAACAGGAAATCATTTACCATAATGCAGCAGGAGAATTGCTTGAAACCTCTATTGGAAATCTGGTCTTAAAAATTAATGGTAAACTCTACACACCGCCTATCAGACTTGGAATTTTGCCAGGAATTTACCGTCAGCATTTGCTGGAAACAGGACAAGTAGAGGAAAAAGTCTTGACTGTGCCAGACTTGGACCAAGCGGAAGCTGTCTATGGCTGTAACGCAGTGAGAGGATTGTATGAGTTGGAAGTGAATTCTAAATAA
- a CDS encoding excalibur calcium-binding domain-containing protein, translating into MKKTILLKVILTVFPILGLFAQLVSAEENIHFSSCKEAWENGYSDIHRGEPGYSSRLDKDGDGIACERANAPRGVFKPRQSSPQNRVSSSGWVKQDGYWYYYSDNGNLVTNSWKGDYYLKSDGTMAQSEWIYDSYYKGWYYLKSDGSYARNTWIGSYYLKANGKMAQSEWIYDSSYQAWYYLKSDGSYAQNAWQGAFYLKANGKMAQGEWIYDSSYQSWYYLKSDGSYARNTWQGNYYLKSDGKMAKNERVDGGRYYVDGSGLWKP; encoded by the coding sequence ATGAAAAAAACAATTTTGCTGAAAGTGATTCTTACTGTTTTTCCAATTTTAGGTTTGTTTGCTCAACTGGTTAGTGCAGAAGAAAATATTCATTTTTCTAGTTGTAAAGAAGCATGGGAAAATGGTTATTCTGATATCCATAGAGGAGAGCCTGGATATTCTTCAAGACTAGACAAAGATGGTGATGGGATAGCTTGTGAACGTGCAAATGCACCTCGGGGAGTCTTTAAACCACGCCAGTCTAGTCCACAAAATAGAGTTTCTTCTAGTGGATGGGTTAAGCAGGACGGATATTGGTATTATTATTCTGACAATGGTAATCTAGTAACCAATTCTTGGAAAGGAGATTACTATCTCAAATCAGATGGAACAATGGCTCAGAGTGAGTGGATATATGACTCATATTACAAGGGATGGTATTATCTCAAATCGGATGGTTCGTATGCACGAAACACATGGATAGGAAGTTACTACCTTAAAGCAAACGGAAAGATGGCTCAAAGTGAATGGATTTATGATTCATCATACCAAGCTTGGTATTATTTGAAATCAGATGGATCCTATGCCCAAAATGCTTGGCAAGGCGCTTTTTATCTCAAAGCGAACGGTAAAATGGCACAAGGTGAGTGGATATATGACTCTTCTTATCAATCTTGGTACTACTTGAAATCAGATGGTTCATACGCTCGTAATACTTGGCAAGGAAATTACTATTTGAAATCAGATGGTAAAATGGCAAAGAATGAGCGAGTTGATGGTGGCAGATACTACGTAGATGGTTCTGGTCTTTGGAAACCATAA
- a CDS encoding ROK family glucokinase produces the protein MSQKIIGIDLGGTSVKFAILTQEGEIQEKWSIKTNILDEGSHIVDDMIESIQHRLDLLGLSATDFRGIGMGSPGVVDREKGTVIGAYNLNWKTLQPIKEKIEKALGIPFFIDNDANVAALGERWMGAGENQPDVVFMTLGTGVGGGIVAEGKLLHGVAGAAGELGHITVDFDQPIACTCGKKGCLETVASATGIVNLTRRYADEYEGGAALKRLIDDGEEVTAKTVFDLAKEGDDLALIVYRNFSRYLGIACANIGSILNPSTIVIGGGVSAAGEFLLQGVQKVYDENTFPQVRTSTKLALATLGNDAGVIGAASLVLQ, from the coding sequence ATGAGTCAAAAGATTATTGGGATTGACCTTGGTGGAACTTCTGTCAAGTTTGCAATTTTAACTCAAGAGGGAGAAATCCAAGAAAAATGGTCTATCAAGACCAATATTTTGGACGAAGGAAGCCATATTGTAGATGATATGATTGAGTCTATTCAACATCGTTTGGACTTGCTTGGATTGTCAGCCACAGACTTCCGAGGGATTGGGATGGGATCACCTGGTGTGGTTGACCGTGAAAAAGGAACTGTTATCGGTGCCTACAACCTCAACTGGAAAACCCTTCAACCAATTAAAGAAAAGATTGAAAAAGCCTTGGGTATTCCATTCTTCATCGATAATGATGCCAACGTAGCTGCTCTTGGTGAGCGCTGGATGGGTGCTGGTGAAAACCAACCAGACGTTGTCTTTATGACACTTGGTACAGGTGTTGGTGGCGGTATCGTTGCAGAAGGCAAATTGCTTCACGGTGTCGCTGGTGCGGCAGGAGAGCTTGGTCACATCACTGTTGACTTTGACCAACCAATCGCATGTACCTGTGGTAAAAAAGGCTGTCTTGAGACAGTTGCTTCAGCAACAGGGATTGTCAACTTGACTCGTCGTTATGCTGATGAATACGAAGGCGGTGCGGCCTTGAAACGCTTGATCGACGACGGTGAAGAAGTAACAGCCAAAACTGTTTTTGACCTTGCAAAAGAAGGGGACGACCTTGCCTTGATCGTTTACCGTAACTTCTCACGTTACTTGGGAATCGCGTGTGCCAACATCGGTTCAATCCTAAACCCATCAACAATCGTTATCGGTGGTGGGGTGTCAGCTGCGGGAGAATTCCTTCTACAAGGTGTTCAAAAAGTCTACGACGAAAACACCTTCCCACAAGTACGTACATCAACAAAATTAGCTCTTGCAACTCTAGGAAATGACGCTGGAGTTATCGGAGCAGCATCACTTGTATTGCAATAA
- a CDS encoding HD domain-containing protein: MNTSKQPMLELALSIATEAHNGQFDKAGVDYIEHPIYVASQVDTEEEKAVALLHDVIEDSPFTAEELLLAGLPETVVAAVQILSKKKGQDYQTYLENVKSNPLARVVKLADLKHNSDLSRLRSVTDNDLERLEKYKRAIDYLSM; the protein is encoded by the coding sequence ATGAACACATCAAAACAACCCATGCTTGAATTAGCATTGTCTATCGCGACGGAAGCTCATAATGGGCAATTTGATAAGGCAGGGGTAGATTATATAGAACATCCAATTTATGTAGCAAGTCAAGTTGATACCGAAGAGGAAAAAGCAGTGGCTCTGCTACATGATGTTATAGAGGACAGTCCTTTTACAGCTGAAGAACTATTATTAGCTGGTTTACCAGAAACAGTAGTTGCTGCCGTTCAGATTTTGTCAAAGAAAAAGGGGCAAGACTATCAAACATATCTAGAAAATGTGAAATCTAATCCCCTAGCACGCGTTGTCAAATTGGCAGATTTGAAGCATAATTCAGATTTATCTAGACTGAGGTCTGTCACTGACAATGATTTGGAACGATTAGAAAAATATAAAAGGGCTATCGATTATCTGAGTATGTAG
- a CDS encoding thymidylate synthase, with protein sequence MTKADTIFKENIERILKDGVFSEQARPKYKDGTVANSKYVTGAFAEYDLSKGEFPITTLRPIAIKSAIKEVLWIYQDQSNSLDVLNDKYNVHYWNDWEVGDTGTIGERYGAVVKKHDIINKILKQLEANPWNRRNIISLWDYQAFEETDGLLPCAFQTMFDVRRVDGDIYLDATLTQRSNDMLVAHHINAMQYVALQMMIAKHFGWKVGKFFYFINNLHIYDNQFEQAEELLRREPSNCQPRLVLNVPDGTNFFDIKAEDFELVDYDPVKPQLKFDLAI encoded by the coding sequence ATGACAAAAGCAGATACGATTTTTAAAGAGAATATTGAACGAATCCTCAAAGACGGTGTCTTTTCTGAGCAGGCTCGTCCCAAGTACAAGGATGGGACAGTTGCCAATTCCAAGTACGTAACGGGTGCCTTTGCCGAGTATGATTTGTCTAAGGGGGAATTTCCCATCACAACCTTGCGCCCGATTGCTATCAAATCCGCCATCAAGGAAGTACTCTGGATCTACCAAGATCAGTCTAATAGCTTAGATGTTCTCAATGACAAGTACAATGTTCACTACTGGAATGACTGGGAAGTGGGAGATACGGGAACCATCGGTGAACGCTATGGGGCAGTCGTTAAGAAACACGACATCATCAACAAGATTCTCAAGCAGTTAGAAGCCAATCCTTGGAACCGTCGCAATATCATCTCACTCTGGGATTACCAAGCATTTGAGGAGACAGACGGCCTCCTTCCATGCGCCTTTCAGACCATGTTTGATGTCCGTCGGGTTGATGGGGACATCTATCTGGATGCGACCTTGACCCAGCGTTCGAATGATATGCTGGTGGCCCACCACATCAATGCTATGCAGTACGTGGCCTTGCAGATGATGATTGCCAAGCATTTCGGCTGGAAGGTTGGGAAGTTCTTCTACTTCATCAACAACCTTCATATCTATGATAATCAGTTTGAACAAGCAGAGGAATTGCTCCGTCGTGAGCCGTCAAACTGCCAACCACGCTTGGTTTTAAATGTTCCTGATGGGACCAATTTCTTTGATATCAAAGCGGAAGACTTTGAGTTGGTTGACTATGATCCGGTTAAGCCACAACTGAAGTTTGATTTGGCTATTTAA
- a CDS encoding DUF3042 family protein, which produces MAKGFAKGLVTGVAGTVAAVAGAVYAIKKKVIEPEEQKAAFIEENRKKAARRRVSH; this is translated from the coding sequence ATGGCTAAAGGATTCGCTAAAGGTCTTGTAACAGGTGTCGCAGGAACTGTCGCTGCCGTTGCAGGTGCAGTATACGCAATTAAAAAGAAAGTGATTGAGCCAGAAGAGCAAAAAGCAGCTTTCATCGAAGAAAACCGCAAAAAAGCAGCTCGCCGTCGCGTATCACATTAA
- the miaA gene encoding tRNA (adenosine(37)-N6)-dimethylallyltransferase MiaA: MKTKIIVIVGPTAVGKTALAIKVAKRFGGEVVSGDSQQVYRGLDIGTAKASPEEQVAVPHHLIDVREVTESYSAFDFVSEAKKAIEDIQSRGKLAIIAGGTGLYVQSLLEGYHLGGETPHEEILAYRASLEPLSDEELANLVEQAGLDIPQFNRRRAMRTLEIAHFGQDLENQESPYEPLIICLNDERSQLYDRINRRVDLMFEAGLLDEAKWLFDHYPDAQAAKGIGYKELFPYFRGEQTLEEASESLKQATRRFAKRQLTWFRNRMQVTFYQIGEPGVQNRILSQIEEFLND, from the coding sequence ATGAAAACAAAAATAATTGTGATTGTTGGACCGACTGCTGTTGGGAAGACAGCCCTTGCTATTAAAGTGGCCAAGCGCTTTGGTGGAGAGGTGGTCAGTGGTGACAGTCAGCAAGTATACAGAGGGTTGGATATTGGAACAGCCAAGGCTAGCCCAGAGGAGCAAGTAGCTGTTCCTCATCATTTGATTGATGTCAGAGAGGTGACCGAGTCTTACTCGGCTTTTGATTTTGTTTCAGAGGCTAAGAAGGCTATTGAGGATATTCAAAGCCGTGGCAAGCTAGCCATTATTGCTGGTGGGACAGGGCTTTATGTCCAGAGCTTGCTGGAAGGCTACCATCTAGGTGGGGAAACACCTCATGAGGAGATTTTAGCCTATCGAGCTAGTTTAGAGCCTTTATCAGATGAAGAATTAGCCAATCTTGTGGAGCAAGCAGGTCTTGATATTCCTCAGTTTAATCGTCGTCGTGCCATGCGCACCTTGGAAATTGCCCATTTTGGTCAGGATTTGGAAAATCAGGAAAGTCCTTATGAACCTTTGATTATCTGCTTGAATGATGAACGCAGTCAGCTTTATGATCGTATCAATCGCCGAGTAGATCTGATGTTTGAGGCTGGTCTTTTGGATGAGGCCAAGTGGCTCTTTGACCATTATCCAGATGCGCAGGCTGCCAAAGGCATTGGCTACAAGGAACTCTTTCCTTATTTCCGTGGGGAGCAAACTCTTGAGGAAGCGAGCGAGAGTCTCAAGCAGGCGACCCGCCGTTTTGCCAAGCGTCAGCTGACCTGGTTCCGTAATCGTATGCAGGTGACCTTTTATCAGATAGGAGAGCCTGGAGTTCAAAACCGCATTTTAAGCCAGATTGAGGAGTTTTTAAATGATTGA
- the hflX gene encoding GTPase HflX: MIETEKKEERVLLIGVELQGMDNFDLSMEELASLAKTAGAVVVDSYRQKREKYDSKTFVGSGKLEEIARMVDAEEITTVIVNNRLTPRQNVNLEEILGVKVIDRMQLILDIFAMRARSHEGKLQVHLAQLKYLLPRLVGQGIMLSRQAGGIGSRGPGESQLELNRRSVRNQITDIERQLKVVEKNRATVREKRLESSTFKIGLIGYTNAGKSTIMNTLTSKIQYEADELFATLDATTKSIHLGGNLQVTLTDTVGFIQDLPTELVSSFKSTLEESKHVDLLVHVIDASNPYHEEHEKTVLSIMKDLDMEDIPCLTLYNKADLVEDFTPTQTPYALISAKSEDSRENLQALFLEKLKDIFEVFTLRVPFSKSYKIHDLESVAILEERDYQDDGEVITGYISEKNKWRLEEFYD, from the coding sequence ATGATTGAAACGGAGAAAAAAGAGGAACGTGTCCTACTCATCGGTGTGGAATTGCAGGGCATGGACAATTTTGACCTCTCCATGGAAGAATTGGCCAGTCTAGCCAAGACAGCTGGAGCCGTCGTTGTGGATAGCTACAGGCAAAAACGGGAAAAGTATGACTCCAAGACCTTTGTCGGTTCTGGTAAGTTGGAAGAGATTGCGCGGATGGTGGATGCAGAAGAAATTACTACTGTCATCGTCAATAATCGCTTGACTCCACGGCAAAATGTCAATCTAGAAGAAATTCTCGGTGTCAAGGTCATTGACCGTATGCAGTTGATTCTGGATATCTTTGCCATGCGGGCTCGAAGCCATGAAGGAAAACTCCAAGTTCATTTGGCCCAGCTCAAGTATCTCTTGCCTCGCTTGGTTGGTCAGGGGATTATGCTCAGCCGTCAGGCGGGGGGAATTGGTTCCCGTGGACCTGGTGAAAGTCAGCTGGAACTGAACCGTCGTAGTGTTCGTAATCAAATCACAGATATCGAGCGCCAGCTCAAGGTGGTTGAGAAAAATCGGGCGACAGTCAGAGAAAAACGCTTGGAGTCAAGTACCTTTAAGATTGGTTTGATTGGTTACACCAATGCTGGGAAATCAACCATCATGAACACCTTGACCAGTAAGATCCAGTACGAAGCAGACGAGCTATTTGCGACTCTGGATGCGACGACAAAGAGCATCCATCTAGGGGGCAATCTTCAGGTTACCTTGACTGATACGGTTGGCTTTATCCAAGATTTGCCAACAGAATTGGTGTCCAGTTTTAAGTCGACTTTGGAAGAAAGCAAGCATGTGGACCTTCTGGTTCATGTCATTGATGCCAGCAATCCTTATCACGAGGAGCATGAAAAAACGGTTCTTTCTATCATGAAAGACTTGGATATGGAGGATATTCCTTGCCTGACCCTTTACAATAAAGCGGATTTGGTAGAGGATTTCACGCCTACTCAAACGCCTTATGCCCTAATTTCTGCTAAGTCTGAGGATAGTCGTGAGAACTTGCAAGCATTGTTTTTGGAGAAGCTCAAGGATATTTTTGAAGTCTTTACCCTACGCGTGCCTTTTTCAAAATCCTACAAGATACATGATCTAGAAAGTGTAGCGATTCTGGAAGAGCGCGACTATCAAGATGACGGTGAAGTGATTACAGGCTACATTTCCGAGAAAAATAAATGGAGGTTAGAGGAATTTTATGACTGA
- a CDS encoding cystathionine beta-lyase has product MTDIKTLALKYGGYTSLDRVYLDQLLAGKTEQEQLALITPPPSVVNAYFAELYQKKSPQAATDYFAELSHELNLYNAEPSFTFENKPFIRLNLSGKSFGFCYESKGLGRIFSENEEVISDDLLFEIAQIFPHQLVFEESGNIYMKAVGDEEVVSVENLTALTDLESFADGRKRLKGYSQEDLLQEAVAFSGSRYFRSENRTAMLYID; this is encoded by the coding sequence ATGACTGATATTAAAACCTTGGCTCTAAAGTATGGGGGCTATACAAGTCTGGATAGGGTCTATCTAGATCAGCTTCTAGCTGGCAAAACAGAGCAAGAGCAGTTGGCTCTCATCACACCTCCTCCGAGTGTCGTTAATGCCTACTTTGCAGAACTCTACCAGAAAAAGAGCCCTCAAGCTGCGACGGATTATTTTGCAGAACTCAGTCATGAACTGAACCTCTACAATGCTGAGCCAAGTTTCACCTTTGAAAATAAGCCTTTTATTCGTCTTAATTTATCTGGCAAATCTTTTGGATTTTGCTATGAGAGTAAGGGCCTGGGGCGAATCTTCTCTGAAAATGAAGAGGTAATCTCGGATGACTTGCTCTTTGAGATTGCGCAAATTTTCCCCCATCAACTCGTCTTTGAAGAGTCTGGTAATATTTACATGAAGGCTGTCGGAGATGAAGAAGTTGTTAGTGTGGAGAATCTCACAGCATTGACAGACTTGGAAAGTTTTGCTGATGGTCGCAAACGTCTCAAGGGCTACAGCCAAGAGGATTTATTGCAAGAAGCTGTTGCTTTTTCTGGCAGTCGCTATTTCCGATCGGAAAATCGCACAGCTATGTTATATATTGATTAA
- the rnz gene encoding ribonuclease Z, which yields MDIQFLGTGAGQPSKARNVSSLALKLLDEINEVWLFDCGEGMQNRILETTIRPRKVSKIFITHLHGDHIFGLPGFLSSRAFQANEEQTDLDIYGPQGIKSFVLTSLRVSGSRLPYRIHFHEFDQDSLGKILETDKFTVYAEELDHTIFCVGYRVMQKDLEGTLDAERLKAAGVPFGPLFGKIKNGQDVVLEDGTEIKAADYISAPRPGKIITILGDTRKANASVRLAVNADVLVHESTYGKGDEKIARNHGHSTNMQAAQVAAEAGAKRLLLNHISARFLSKDISQLKKDAATVFENVHVVKDLEEVEI from the coding sequence ATGGATATTCAATTTTTAGGAACAGGGGCCGGTCAGCCCTCTAAAGCTCGCAACGTTTCAAGTCTAGCATTGAAACTCTTGGACGAGATTAACGAAGTCTGGCTCTTTGACTGTGGAGAAGGAATGCAAAATCGTATTCTGGAAACCACAATTCGACCACGTAAGGTCAGCAAAATCTTTATCACTCACTTGCACGGAGATCACATCTTTGGATTGCCAGGATTTCTCTCTAGCCGTGCTTTTCAGGCTAATGAGGAGCAGACAGATTTGGACATTTATGGACCACAAGGGATCAAGTCATTTGTCTTAACCAGTCTACGTGTGTCGGGTTCTCGTCTGCCTTATCGCATTCATTTTCATGAGTTTGACCAAGATTCTCTAGGGAAAATCCTTGAGACCGATAAATTCACGGTGTATGCAGAGGAGCTGGACCACACTATTTTCTGTGTTGGCTATCGTGTCATGCAAAAGGACTTAGAAGGTACCTTGGATGCTGAAAGACTTAAGGCTGCTGGTGTTCCATTTGGCCCGCTTTTTGGAAAAATCAAAAACGGTCAGGACGTTGTTCTAGAAGACGGAACTGAAATCAAGGCAGCAGACTATATCTCAGCACCACGACCTGGTAAGATTATTACTATTCTGGGTGACACCCGAAAAGCTAATGCCAGTGTGCGTCTAGCTGTTAACGCTGATGTCCTTGTCCATGAGTCGACTTATGGCAAGGGAGATGAAAAAATTGCCCGCAACCACGGTCACTCAACCAATATGCAGGCAGCACAAGTAGCAGCAGAAGCCGGTGCTAAACGCCTCTTGCTCAATCATATCAGTGCTCGTTTCCTCTCAAAAGATATCAGTCAGCTCAAGAAAGATGCGGCAACTGTTTTTGAAAATGTCCATGTGGTCAAAGACTTGGAAGAAGTGGAAATTTAG
- a CDS encoding SDR family NAD(P)-dependent oxidoreductase, with translation MRTIIITGASGGLAQEMVKLLPNDQLILLGRNKEKLAQLYGNHPHVELIEIDITDDSALEALVADLYLRYGKIDVLINNAGYGIFEDFNKISDQDIHQMFEVNTFALMNLSRRFAERMKESRKGHIINIVSMAGLIATGKSSLYSATKFAAIGFSNALRLELMPYGVYVTTVNPGPIRTGFFDQADPDGTYLKSVDRFLLEPDAVAQKIVKTIGKNKREINLPLLLNLAHKFYTLFPKLADKLAGETFNYK, from the coding sequence ATGCGCACCATCATCATCACTGGAGCAAGCGGTGGCTTAGCCCAAGAAATGGTCAAACTCTTGCCAAATGACCAACTCATCTTGCTAGGTAGAAACAAGGAAAAACTAGCCCAACTATATGGAAATCATCCTCATGTGGAATTAATTGAAATCGATATTACTGATGACTCAGCCCTGGAAGCACTAGTAGCTGACCTCTATCTCCGTTATGGCAAGATTGATGTCTTGATTAACAATGCTGGCTATGGAATTTTTGAAGATTTCAACAAGATCTCTGATCAAGACATTCACCAGATGTTTGAGGTCAATACCTTTGCCCTGATGAATCTGTCTCGTCGCTTTGCGGAGCGCATGAAGGAAAGTCGAAAAGGTCATATCATCAATATCGTCAGCATGGCAGGATTGATAGCGACTGGCAAGTCTAGTCTATATTCTGCGACCAAGTTTGCGGCCATTGGTTTTTCAAATGCTCTTCGCCTTGAGCTCATGCCCTATGGTGTCTATGTGACAACTGTTAATCCAGGACCTATCCGTACAGGATTTTTTGACCAGGCAGACCCAGATGGGACCTACCTCAAATCGGTCGACCGTTTTCTATTGGAACCAGATGCTGTCGCGCAAAAGATTGTTAAGACCATAGGCAAAAACAAACGTGAAATCAATCTTCCGCTCTTACTGAATCTAGCCCATAAGTTTTATACCCTCTTTCCCAAGTTAGCAGATAAGTTGGCTGGGGAAACCTTTAATTATAAGTGA
- a CDS encoding helix-turn-helix transcriptional regulator: MKNNIKQLRKSEGLRQEDMARILGVSRQTIIAIENDKYNPTLELAMKIARLLRLHVEEIFILED; the protein is encoded by the coding sequence ATGAAAAATAACATCAAACAGTTAAGAAAGTCTGAGGGACTACGTCAGGAAGATATGGCAAGAATATTAGGCGTTAGTCGACAAACCATAATTGCTATAGAGAATGACAAGTACAATCCTACACTTGAACTAGCAATGAAAATTGCAAGGTTGCTACGACTACATGTTGAAGAAATTTTCATTTTAGAAGATTAA